The nucleotide sequence TCCCGGATCAACGGGAGGTACCGGCGAAAGGACCCCGCCCACCTGGACATGCTGCAGATCCGGCACAACCAGAGCGGGGGTGAGTGGGgggagccagggaaggggggatctgtggggctgggatgtggatctgtggggctgggatgtggatctgtggggctgggggggatctGTGGGACTCCAAGGGACTGGGACGGGATGTGTGGATCTTCCGTCAGACTATGGGAGTCCATAGGGCTGGAATGGggccctgtggggctgggacacaCTTCCATGGGTCTCTGTGGATCCGATTCCTCCCCCTCCAGGTCTCCACACGCTGCAGCGGGATTGTGGCTGTGAGCTCCTGTCCGACGGGAGCGTCCGTGGATCCTATCGGGAAGGCTACGACGGACaggattttctctccttccagTTGGGATCCAGGAGCTTCGTGGCGGCCGACGGCGCTGCCCAGATCATCAAGAGGCACTGGGACTCTGATGGGATCACAGTGGAGAGGTTGACAAATTTCCTGGAGCAGACCTGCCTGGAAGTGCTCCAGAAACATGTCCAGTatgggcaggaggtgctgaagAAAAAAGGTGGGGGCAGAATTCTCATGGGAACGGGGGATATGAGATTTGAGAACACAGGAATTCCCGTGGAATTCTGTTTACACATCTCGCCCTCATCCTGTTCCCATGGGAATTCTGTGGATGGATCTTACTGCTGTCCCATTTCCTTGGGAATTCCATGGATAGATCCCACCATTATCCTATTGCAGAGCCTCCTGACGTCCAAGTGTCCGGGAAAGAGGAACACGGGATCCTGACGTTGTCCTGCCGCGCGTACGGGTTCTACCCCGGGGTCATCGAGATCAACTGGCTGAAGGGGGATGAAATCTGGGATCAGGAGACGTGGTGGGGCGGGATCGTTCCCAACAGCGACGGCACCTTCCACAGCTGGGCCAGGATTGAGGCGCTGCCGGGGGAGCGGGAGCAGTACCGGTGCCGGGT is from Chiroxiphia lanceolata isolate bChiLan1 unplaced genomic scaffold, bChiLan1.pri scaffold_52_arrow_ctg1, whole genome shotgun sequence and encodes:
- the LOC116781669 gene encoding class I histocompatibility antigen, F10 alpha chain-like isoform X7, translating into MAPALGLGALLGVLGLLRTPAGAAEVVHSLRYLRVAVSEPGPGLPRYVAVASVDGTPFVRYDSERGRLEPQTLWMAAGAEPGYWDTESRINGRYRRKDPAHLDMLQIRHNQSGGLHTLQRDCGCELLSDGSVRGSYREGYDGQDFLSFQLGSRSFVAADGAAQIIKRHWDSDGITVERLTNFLEQTCLEVLQKHVQYGQEVLKKKEPPDVQVSGKEEHGILTLSCRAYGFYPGVIEINWLKGDEIWDQETWWGGIVPNSDGTFHSWARIEALPGEREQYRCRVEHAGMPEPGIFAWGKRERKRCVAANGTDMGTDCSLTGMEQDPCGIPEGNWGRIDGAGLGQDSRSGQDSRVGSGGILGWDQG
- the LOC116781669 gene encoding class I histocompatibility antigen, F10 alpha chain-like isoform X11, with the translated sequence MAPALGLGALLGVLGLLRTPAGAAEVVHSLRYLRVAVSEPGPGLPRYVAVASVDGTPFVRYDSERGRLEPQTLWMAAGAEPGYWDTESRINGRYRRKDPAHLDMLQIRHNQSGGLHTLQRDCGCELLSDGSVRGSYREGYDGQDFLSFQLGSRSFVAADGAAQIIKRHWDSDGITVERLTNFLEQTCLEVLQKHVQYGQEVLKKKEPPDVQVSGKEEHGILTLSCRAYGFYPGVIEINWLKGDEIWDQETWWGGIVPNSDGTFHSWARIEALPGEREQYRCRVEHAGMPEPGIFAWVPSPFSPSRAFQSRNLAGISSHWWSQCPSSLPSSSSVSSSWDLASGSSDPGILCHRC
- the LOC116781669 gene encoding class I histocompatibility antigen, F10 alpha chain-like isoform X6; translation: MAPALGLGALLGVLGLLRTPAGAAEVVHSLRYLRVAVSEPGPGLPRYVAVASVDGTPFVRYDSERGRLEPQTLWMAAGAEPGYWDTESRINGRYRRKDPAHLDMLQIRHNQSGGLHTLQRDCGCELLSDGSVRGSYREGYDGQDFLSFQLGSRSFVAADGAAQIIKRHWDSDGITVERLTNFLEQTCLEVLQKHVQYGQEVLKKKEPPDVQVSGKEEHGILTLSCRAYGFYPGVIEINWLKGDEIWDQETWWGGIVPNSDGTFHSWARIEALPGEREQYRCRVEHAGMPEPGIFAWVPSPFSPSRAFQSRNLAGISSHWWSQCPSSLPSSSSVSSSWDLASGSSDLGRGRGRDALRPMEQTWELTAPSQESPPE
- the LOC116781669 gene encoding class I histocompatibility antigen, F10 alpha chain-like isoform X9; translation: MAPALGLGALLGVLGLLRTPAGAAEVVHSLRYLRVAVSEPGPGLPRYVAVASVDGTPFVRYDSERGRLEPQTLWMAAGAEPGYWDTESRINGRYRRKDPAHLDMLQIRHNQSGGLHTLQRDCGCELLSDGSVRGSYREGYDGQDFLSFQLGSRSFVAADGAAQIIKRHWDSDGITVERLTNFLEQTCLEVLQKHVQYGQEVLKKKEPPDVQVSGKEEHGILTLSCRAYGFYPGVIEINWLKGDEIWDQETWWGGIVPNSDGTFHSWARIEALPGEREQYRCRVEHAGMPEPGIFAWVPSPFSPSRAFQSRNLAGISSHWWSQCPSSLPSSSSVSSSWDLASGSSDLGEEEMRCGQWNRHGN
- the LOC116781669 gene encoding class I histocompatibility antigen, F10 alpha chain-like isoform X5, which gives rise to MAPALGLGALLGVLGLLRTPAGAAEVVHSLRYLRVAVSEPGPGLPRYVAVASVDGTPFVRYDSERGRLEPQTLWMAAGAEPGYWDTESRINGRYRRKDPAHLDMLQIRHNQSGGLHTLQRDCGCELLSDGSVRGSYREGYDGQDFLSFQLGSRSFVAADGAAQIIKRHWDSDGITVERLTNFLEQTCLEVLQKHVQYGQEVLKKKEPPDVQVSGKEEHGILTLSCRAYGFYPGVIEINWLKGDEIWDQETWWGGIVPNSDGTFHSWARIEALPGEREQYRCRVEHAGMPEPGIFAWVPSPFSPSRAFQSRNLAGISSHWWSQCPSSLPSSSSVSSSWDLASGSSDLGRGRGRDALRPMEQTWELTAPRQESPPE
- the LOC116781669 gene encoding class I histocompatibility antigen, F10 alpha chain-like isoform X4, coding for MAPALGLGALLGVLGLLRTPAGAAEVVHSLRYLRVAVSEPGPGLPRYVAVASVDGTPFVRYDSERGRLEPQTLWMAAGAEPGYWDTESRINGRYRRKDPAHLDMLQIRHNQSGGLHTLQRDCGCELLSDGSVRGSYREGYDGQDFLSFQLGSRSFVAADGAAQIIKRHWDSDGITVERLTNFLEQTCLEVLQKHVQYGQEVLKKKEPPDVQVSGKEEHGILTLSCRAYGFYPGVIEINWLKGDEIWDQETWWGGIVPNSDGTFHSWARIEALPGEREQYRCRVEHAGMPEPGIFAWEPESGWNLIPLVVTVSVIAAIIIIGLILMGFGIWKLRSGKRERKRCVAANGTDMGTDCSLTGMEQDPCGIPQEKNLLWCLHVS
- the LOC116781669 gene encoding class I histocompatibility antigen, F10 alpha chain-like isoform X10, with the protein product MAPALGLGALLGVLGLLRTPAGAAEVVHSLRYLRVAVSEPGPGLPRYVAVASVDGTPFVRYDSERGRLEPQTLWMAAGAEPGYWDTESRINGRYRRKDPAHLDMLQIRHNQSGGLHTLQRDCGCELLSDGSVRGSYREGYDGQDFLSFQLGSRSFVAADGAAQIIKRHWDSDGITVERLTNFLEQTCLEVLQKHVQYGQEVLKKKEPPDVQVSGKEEHGILTLSCRAYGFYPGVIEINWLKGDEIWDQETWWGGIVPNSDGTFHSWARIEALPGEREQYRCRVEHAGMPEPGIFAWEPESGWNLIPLVVTVSVIAAIIIIGLILMGFGIWKLRSGKRERKRCVAANGTDMGTDCSLTGITA
- the LOC116781669 gene encoding class I histocompatibility antigen, F10 alpha chain-like isoform X8, producing the protein MAPALGLGALLGVLGLLRTPAGAAEVVHSLRYLRVAVSEPGPGLPRYVAVASVDGTPFVRYDSERGRLEPQTLWMAAGAEPGYWDTESRINGRYRRKDPAHLDMLQIRHNQSGGLHTLQRDCGCELLSDGSVRGSYREGYDGQDFLSFQLGSRSFVAADGAAQIIKRHWDSDGITVERLTNFLEQTCLEVLQKHVQYGQEVLKKKEPPDVQVSGKEEHGILTLSCRAYGFYPGVIEINWLKGDEIWDQETWWGGIVPNSDGTFHSWARIEALPGEREQYRCRVEHAGMPEPGIFAWEPESGWNLIPLVVTVSVIAAIIIIGLILMGFGIWKLRSGKRERKRCVAANGTDMGTDCSPAGITA